A window of Eikenella corrodens contains these coding sequences:
- a CDS encoding DUF4129 domain-containing protein — MNIWETRLNFRPRSGWEALDLGTRLFQERPALYMAVWATLSLPVYALVLALCWQQPEWGGFFVWWLKPLFEAPVLWLMSQQVFEPLPPYRKCIRTAFRQMWRPRLIGDLTWRRFSLRRSLVLPVTLLEGVSGKAYQRRCNELSRQSGGAAGWLAVFGIHLESILAFGLLSMLFWLWVGDPTQNIVAGPFGGARSMEALEQIETLVSSGQGMLFQHLLNGIYVLLLCFWGPIYVACGFTLYLNARTKAEGWDIRLAARKIQDRLLGSSSALWALALAVFIGFGFSGSLHAEPLPSREKVEQIRDNTLRKAPFQSIKTQTEYCWIKCGKEDNTRQQRSLPDMPDIKAPSPGWFNGLMYALIVLLLALVLWILYRWYRANGGFGFGLNQGEEVPETLFGMKITPESLPKDVASTVLAEYERDPRAAMSLLYRASLSQISRRHGLPLRSSDTEGQVLKRVRQRQPQLLDYWQPLTDNWVALAYAHRLPKREAVHSLCRQYRQVFAGGEQEFSGSLRAAGEGRA, encoded by the coding sequence ATGAATATTTGGGAAACCCGCCTCAATTTCCGCCCGCGCAGCGGCTGGGAGGCTTTAGATTTGGGTACGCGCCTGTTTCAGGAGCGGCCGGCGCTGTATATGGCGGTATGGGCAACCCTGTCGCTGCCGGTGTATGCGCTGGTGCTGGCTTTGTGCTGGCAGCAGCCTGAATGGGGCGGTTTTTTTGTTTGGTGGCTCAAGCCGTTATTCGAAGCGCCGGTGCTGTGGCTGATGTCGCAGCAGGTGTTCGAGCCGCTGCCGCCATACCGGAAATGCATACGCACGGCGTTTCGGCAGATGTGGCGGCCGCGCCTGATTGGCGATCTGACTTGGCGGCGGTTCAGCCTGCGCCGCAGCTTGGTGCTGCCGGTTACGCTGTTGGAAGGGGTAAGCGGCAAGGCCTACCAGCGCCGCTGCAACGAATTATCGCGCCAAAGCGGCGGTGCAGCCGGCTGGCTAGCGGTTTTCGGCATCCATTTGGAGTCTATCCTTGCCTTCGGCCTGCTCTCGATGCTGTTTTGGCTGTGGGTGGGCGATCCGACGCAAAACATCGTAGCCGGTCCGTTTGGCGGGGCTCGCTCCATGGAGGCTTTAGAACAGATTGAGACTTTGGTCTCTTCCGGTCAGGGCATGCTTTTCCAGCATTTGCTCAACGGTATTTATGTGCTGCTGCTGTGCTTTTGGGGGCCGATTTATGTGGCCTGCGGCTTCACGCTTTATCTGAACGCCCGCACCAAGGCCGAAGGCTGGGATATCCGCCTGGCCGCCCGCAAAATCCAAGACCGCCTGTTGGGCAGCAGCAGCGCCTTATGGGCCTTGGCTCTGGCCGTGTTTATCGGCTTCGGTTTTTCAGGTAGCCTGCATGCCGAGCCACTGCCCAGCCGGGAAAAGGTGGAGCAAATCCGTGATAACACCCTGCGCAAAGCGCCGTTTCAAAGCATTAAAACCCAAACTGAATACTGCTGGATCAAATGCGGCAAGGAAGATAACACTCGACAGCAGCGCAGCCTGCCGGATATGCCTGATATAAAGGCTCCTTCGCCAGGTTGGTTTAACGGCCTGATGTATGCCCTAATTGTCCTATTGTTGGCCTTGGTGTTGTGGATTTTATACCGTTGGTATCGGGCCAACGGCGGCTTCGGTTTCGGTTTGAACCAAGGCGAAGAAGTGCCGGAAACCCTGTTCGGCATGAAGATTACGCCCGAGAGCCTGCCCAAAGACGTGGCTTCCACCGTGTTGGCCGAATACGAACGCGATCCGCGCGCCGCCATGAGCCTGCTCTACCGTGCCAGCCTCTCGCAAATCAGCCGCCGCCACGGCCTGCCGCTGCGCAGCAGCGATACCGAAGGCCAGGTGCTCAAACGCGTGCGTCAGCGCCAGCCTCAGCTTTTGGACTACTGGCAGCCGCTCACCGACAACTGGGTGGCGCTGGCCTATGCCCACCGCCTGCCCAAACGCGAAGCGGTGCACAGCCTGTGCCGCCAATACCGCCAAGTGTTCGCCGGCGGGGAACAGGAATTTTCAGGTAGCCTGCGTGCCGCCGGGGAGGGTAGGGCATGA
- the radC gene encoding RadC family protein, whose amino-acid sequence MGIKHWPENERPREKLLHRGAGALSDAELLAILLRVGTQGMSAVDLARYLLQEFGSLNRLFSAPAAELTQHKGMGEAAYCQFAVVREIGRRLLAEEMRDTPAFDSPDAVADYLVLQLAHEPVEVSVAMLLSSSHKLIAFQELSRGTVAENTVYIREVAKLALHYHAASLIIAHNHPGGSAEPSEADLAFTRQLQQALALLDVRLLDHFIVAGNRAVSFAANGWLREWETD is encoded by the coding sequence ATGGGCATCAAACATTGGCCGGAAAACGAGCGGCCGCGTGAGAAACTGCTGCATCGCGGTGCGGGGGCATTGAGCGACGCGGAGTTGCTGGCCATCCTGCTAAGGGTGGGCACGCAGGGGATGAGCGCGGTGGATTTGGCGCGTTACCTGCTGCAGGAATTCGGCTCACTCAACCGACTGTTTTCCGCGCCTGCCGCCGAACTGACGCAGCATAAGGGCATGGGCGAGGCGGCGTATTGCCAGTTTGCCGTGGTGCGGGAAATCGGGCGGCGCCTGCTGGCCGAGGAAATGCGCGACACCCCGGCTTTCGATTCGCCCGATGCGGTGGCTGATTATCTGGTGCTGCAACTGGCGCACGAGCCGGTGGAAGTGAGCGTGGCGATGCTGTTGAGCAGCAGCCATAAGCTGATTGCCTTTCAGGAGCTGTCGCGCGGCACGGTGGCGGAAAACACGGTGTATATCCGCGAAGTGGCGAAACTTGCCCTGCACTATCATGCGGCTTCGCTGATTATCGCGCACAACCATCCCGGCGGCTCGGCCGAGCCTTCCGAGGCGGATCTGGCCTTTACCCGACAATTGCAGCAGGCGTTGGCGCTGCTGGACGTGCGGCTGCTGGATCATTTTATCGTGGCGGGCAACCGGGCGGTGTCGTTTGCGGCAAACGGCTGGCTGCGGGAATGGGAAACGGATTGA
- a CDS encoding AAA family ATPase, with amino-acid sequence MTDINFSQPRQTSANPAIQQGVRAIQVLRTRLNEVLIGQQQVVDEVLTVFLAGGHVLLEGVPGTGKTLLVRSLAQTFAGEFRRIQFTPDLMPSDVTGHYRYDAQNSRFELRQGPVFTHLLLADEINRAPAKTQSALLEVMQERSVTLDGHTHHLPSPFMVLATQNPIEQEGTYPLPEAQLDRFMFKVMIGYPAPADEARMLNAVINSSNNDLLSGSQPAHVFQPQQIEQLKKLVAQVGVDPQIIDYTVRLVTATRDWPALSVGAGPRAGIALISCARAYALLAGRDFVTPDDIKAIWLPAMRHRVRLSTQMEMEGIQVEQVLNELAASVPAPRL; translated from the coding sequence ATGACGGACATCAATTTCTCCCAGCCCCGACAAACCAGCGCCAACCCCGCCATCCAGCAGGGCGTGCGCGCCATTCAAGTGCTGCGCACGCGGTTAAACGAAGTGCTCATCGGCCAACAGCAGGTGGTGGACGAAGTGCTCACCGTATTCCTGGCCGGCGGCCACGTGCTGCTCGAAGGCGTGCCGGGCACCGGTAAAACCCTGCTCGTGCGCTCGCTGGCGCAAACCTTCGCCGGCGAATTCCGCCGCATCCAGTTTACTCCCGACCTGATGCCGTCTGACGTGACCGGTCACTACCGCTACGATGCGCAAAACAGCCGCTTCGAGCTGCGCCAAGGCCCGGTGTTCACCCATCTTCTGCTTGCCGACGAAATCAACCGCGCCCCGGCCAAAACCCAATCCGCCCTGCTCGAAGTGATGCAGGAGCGCAGCGTAACGCTCGACGGCCACACCCACCACCTGCCCAGCCCCTTTATGGTATTGGCCACGCAAAACCCGATCGAGCAGGAAGGCACCTATCCGCTGCCCGAAGCCCAGCTCGACCGCTTCATGTTCAAAGTGATGATCGGCTATCCCGCCCCGGCCGACGAAGCACGCATGCTGAATGCCGTCATCAACAGCAGCAACAACGACCTGCTCAGCGGCAGCCAGCCCGCGCACGTGTTCCAGCCGCAGCAGATCGAGCAGCTGAAAAAACTGGTGGCGCAGGTGGGCGTCGATCCGCAGATTATCGACTACACCGTGCGCCTGGTGACCGCCACCCGCGACTGGCCTGCCTTATCCGTGGGCGCCGGGCCGCGCGCAGGCATCGCCCTCATCAGCTGCGCCCGCGCCTACGCCCTGCTGGCCGGCCGCGATTTCGTTACCCCCGACGACATCAAAGCCATCTGGCTGCCCGCCATGCGCCACCGCGTGCGCCTTTCCACCCAAATGGAAATGGAAGGCATCCAAGTGGAGCAGGTGTTGAACGAACTGGCCGCCTCCGTGCCCGCCCCGCGCTTGTAA
- a CDS encoding fluoride efflux transporter FluC has protein sequence MHPSYSQPALIAVGAAIGALLRWQLGLRFNPLFAQFAFGTWLSNLLGCLLAGAVLGLLLAGKPLAQPLQNALAVGFLGSLTTFSALSGEVSERLLNKQWLPAGLILALHTICGIAATLLAAAAVQRLIRN, from the coding sequence ATGCACCCGTCTTATAGCCAGCCCGCTCTGATTGCCGTCGGCGCCGCCATCGGCGCCTTGTTGCGTTGGCAACTGGGTTTGCGTTTCAATCCGCTGTTTGCCCAATTCGCTTTCGGCACTTGGCTGTCCAACCTGCTCGGCTGCCTGCTGGCCGGTGCGGTATTGGGCTTACTGTTGGCCGGCAAGCCGCTTGCCCAGCCGCTGCAAAATGCGCTGGCAGTGGGCTTCCTCGGCAGCCTCACTACCTTTTCCGCGCTCTCCGGCGAAGTATCCGAACGCCTGCTGAATAAGCAATGGCTGCCCGCCGGCCTGATTCTGGCGCTGCACACCATATGCGGCATCGCCGCCACCCTGCTGGCCGCCGCTGCCGTGCAACGTTTAATCAGAAACTAA
- the mscL gene encoding large conductance mechanosensitive channel protein MscL gives MALRDEFKAFIMRGNVIDLAVGMVVGTAFSGIVKSLVDDVIMPPIGLILGGVDFSNLFITLKSGANAPADGYATLAAAQAAGAVTLNIGLFINTVISFLIIATAIFAVIKGISKLQKPAPEEAPAEPSEEILLLREIRDSLKK, from the coding sequence ATGGCATTACGCGACGAATTCAAAGCATTTATTATGCGCGGCAACGTAATCGACCTTGCTGTCGGTATGGTAGTCGGCACCGCCTTCTCAGGCATCGTCAAATCATTGGTAGATGACGTGATCATGCCGCCCATCGGCCTGATTTTGGGCGGCGTAGACTTCTCCAACCTGTTCATCACCCTGAAATCGGGCGCCAACGCCCCTGCCGACGGCTACGCCACTTTGGCCGCCGCACAGGCCGCCGGTGCGGTTACGCTCAACATCGGCCTCTTCATCAACACCGTAATCAGCTTCCTGATCATTGCCACTGCCATCTTCGCCGTAATCAAAGGCATCAGCAAACTGCAAAAACCCGCTCCGGAAGAAGCTCCCGCCGAGCCTTCCGAAGAAATCCTGCTGTTGCGCGAAATCCGCGATTCGTTGAAAAAATAA
- the hfq gene encoding RNA chaperone Hfq — MATKGQMLQDPFLNALRKEHVPVSIYLVNGIKLQGQVESFDQYVVLLRNTSVTQMVYKHAISTIVPARAVSLQPPAEQKPAAEAEQ; from the coding sequence ATGGCAACCAAAGGACAAATGTTACAAGATCCTTTTTTGAACGCACTGCGCAAAGAACACGTGCCGGTATCCATCTATTTGGTGAACGGCATCAAACTGCAAGGACAGGTAGAGTCGTTTGACCAATATGTGGTGCTGCTGCGCAACACTTCGGTAACGCAAATGGTGTACAAACACGCGATTTCCACCATTGTTCCGGCACGCGCCGTGAGCCTGCAGCCGCCCGCCGAGCAGAAACCTGCCGCCGAAGCCGAGCAATAA
- a CDS encoding RDD family protein, which produces MSEPILSRLDTLLKVETPEAIDIYLRPASVFARSRAWFVDFILRGIWIILSSMLISFIFSGAVNDGDGNSAVKGLFFFLLFVNIFFTLWLYFVVFEVCWNGQTPGKKIFGLRVINDNGTHISWSASLLRNLLRVFDSLPFFYGIGMICGLCNPYGRRLGDIMASTVVVYVDKTRGQAERMDLGNIEAVTPPVALTREEQQAILSFVERRRHLSAARTGELAQMMVGAIFGQQEDERSAERLILGLAKYYAGEQRKEAA; this is translated from the coding sequence ATGTCTGAACCCATTCTCTCGCGACTGGACACCCTGCTTAAAGTGGAAACGCCGGAAGCCATCGATATTTATCTGCGTCCGGCTTCGGTATTCGCCCGCTCGCGCGCCTGGTTTGTCGATTTCATCCTGCGCGGCATTTGGATCATCCTTTCCTCTATGTTGATCAGCTTTATCTTCTCCGGTGCGGTTAACGACGGTGATGGTAACAGTGCAGTTAAAGGCTTGTTTTTCTTCCTGCTGTTTGTGAATATTTTTTTCACATTGTGGCTGTATTTCGTGGTGTTCGAAGTGTGCTGGAACGGGCAGACGCCGGGTAAGAAAATTTTCGGCCTGCGCGTGATCAACGACAACGGCACGCATATTTCCTGGTCGGCTTCATTGCTGCGCAACCTGCTGCGCGTGTTCGACAGCCTGCCTTTTTTCTACGGCATCGGCATGATCTGCGGCCTGTGCAACCCCTACGGCCGCCGCTTGGGCGACATCATGGCTTCTACAGTGGTGGTGTATGTGGATAAAACGCGCGGGCAGGCCGAGCGCATGGATTTGGGCAATATCGAAGCGGTTACCCCGCCCGTGGCGCTCACGCGTGAGGAGCAGCAGGCAATTTTGAGCTTTGTGGAACGCCGCCGCCATTTGAGCGCGGCGCGCACCGGCGAATTGGCGCAAATGATGGTGGGGGCGATTTTCGGCCAACAGGAAGACGAACGCAGCGCCGAGCGGCTGATTTTGGGCTTGGCCAAATATTATGCCGGTGAGCAGCGGAAGGAGGCGGCGTGA
- a CDS encoding DUF58 domain-containing protein: MRPSRLLVLLFAALVAVCTAGWLAGYLNADNGRIVQYIAGGLALLLALAALVDAFWQRRQPEPNWERSLPHQFIQGRPHEVELTLTPPAKGRWRQPQTILVADLFPPDWDTDTPHLIIDTLPGRLSTIRYRLTPRRRGRAEFAGIEYWLASPLGLWQRRHRQELPGKVDVLPDFSRILGADLIGLQRWLNLVGVKKLPRLGLGQDFHQLRDYQDGDDIRNIDWKATSRMSRPIVRTYQDEQDQQLIFLLDCGRNMRLQMEGKSHFDHALQAMLLLSYTALKHGDAVGLLTFAHPVARFVPPHKGMEQLGRLVQGVFDIEPSQQAADFESAVNLLLQKQKRRALVVVLSHLNHEDSRHLLQHIQRLRKHHMVLFGGLRPLAPEEVRQQPVRNEADAQAYLGALQYESHVAEAIRHFDAARINAINVLPNQLSTELINRYLQLKRRQAW; encoded by the coding sequence ATGAGACCATCCAGACTGCTGGTGCTGCTGTTTGCCGCCCTCGTTGCCGTGTGCACCGCCGGCTGGCTGGCAGGCTACCTGAATGCAGATAACGGCCGCATCGTCCAATACATCGCCGGCGGCCTCGCCCTCCTGCTCGCCCTGGCCGCGCTGGTTGATGCCTTCTGGCAGCGCCGCCAGCCCGAGCCGAACTGGGAGCGCAGCCTGCCGCATCAGTTTATCCAAGGCCGGCCGCACGAAGTGGAGCTCACGCTCACCCCGCCTGCCAAAGGCCGCTGGCGGCAGCCGCAAACCATCCTGGTGGCCGACCTGTTTCCGCCCGACTGGGACACCGACACCCCGCACCTGATTATCGACACGCTGCCCGGCCGCCTTTCCACCATCCGCTACCGGCTCACCCCGCGCCGGCGCGGCCGTGCCGAATTTGCCGGCATCGAATACTGGCTCGCCAGCCCGCTCGGCCTGTGGCAGCGGCGGCATCGGCAGGAGCTGCCCGGCAAAGTGGACGTGCTGCCCGATTTCAGCCGCATCCTCGGTGCCGATTTAATCGGCCTGCAACGCTGGCTCAACCTCGTGGGCGTGAAAAAACTGCCGCGCCTAGGCCTCGGCCAAGACTTCCACCAGCTGCGCGACTACCAAGACGGCGACGACATCCGCAATATCGACTGGAAAGCCACCTCCCGCATGAGCCGCCCCATCGTGCGCACCTATCAAGACGAGCAAGACCAACAGCTCATCTTCCTGCTCGACTGCGGCCGCAATATGCGCCTGCAAATGGAAGGCAAAAGCCATTTCGACCATGCCCTGCAGGCCATGCTGCTGCTTTCCTACACCGCGCTCAAGCACGGCGACGCCGTCGGCCTGCTCACCTTCGCCCATCCCGTGGCCCGCTTCGTGCCGCCGCACAAGGGCATGGAGCAGCTCGGCCGCCTGGTGCAGGGCGTGTTCGATATCGAGCCCTCGCAGCAGGCTGCCGATTTTGAAAGCGCTGTGAACTTATTGCTGCAAAAGCAGAAACGCCGCGCCCTCGTGGTGGTGCTCTCCCACCTGAACCACGAAGACAGCCGCCACCTGCTGCAACACATCCAGCGCCTGCGCAAACACCACATGGTTTTATTCGGCGGCCTGCGCCCGCTTGCCCCCGAAGAAGTGCGCCAACAGCCCGTGCGCAACGAAGCAGACGCCCAAGCCTACCTCGGCGCCCTGCAATACGAAAGCCACGTGGCCGAAGCCATCCGCCACTTCGATGCCGCCCGCATCAACGCCATCAATGTTTTGCCCAACCAACTGAGCACCGAACTCATCAACCGCTACCTCCAGCTCAAACGCCGCCAGGCGTGGTAA
- a CDS encoding stage II sporulation protein M, translating to MRQLFFEEQHQAFWRTFEQDLQQLEKRRGSLSAQKTALFMQDYRTVCHHLAVATDRCYSGGLTDYLQYLCERAHQLLYVGQQVSLWVRFRDFVMQGFPQLVRREKKLVWLAHALFYLPFIVAFLLTAFVPESVDKIGGLNQGPMLAENYKEMMEQYADGTNREAWQNFAMAGYYIFNNIGIAFQSFASGILFGLGTAYLTVMNGWLIGGAMGYMTRDPAGPAFFSFVGAHGAFELTGIVMAAAGGLRLGLALLKPQGLSRRDALRIQGKQAVGLMNGGFLMLFIAAFIEGFWSPITSIPMILKYIVSIVMWLLVYAYLLYAGRRAA from the coding sequence GTGAGGCAACTGTTTTTTGAAGAACAACATCAGGCGTTCTGGCGCACGTTCGAGCAGGATTTGCAGCAGCTGGAAAAACGGCGCGGCAGCCTGAGTGCGCAGAAAACCGCTTTGTTTATGCAGGACTACCGCACGGTTTGCCATCATTTGGCGGTGGCCACCGACCGCTGCTATTCCGGCGGCCTTACCGATTATCTGCAATATCTGTGCGAACGCGCGCACCAGCTTTTGTATGTGGGGCAGCAGGTATCGCTGTGGGTGCGCTTCCGTGATTTCGTAATGCAAGGTTTCCCGCAGCTGGTACGGCGCGAGAAAAAACTGGTGTGGCTAGCGCATGCGCTGTTTTACCTGCCGTTTATCGTGGCTTTTTTACTCACGGCTTTTGTGCCGGAGAGCGTGGACAAAATCGGCGGTCTGAACCAGGGGCCGATGTTGGCTGAGAACTATAAAGAAATGATGGAGCAGTATGCCGACGGCACCAACCGCGAAGCGTGGCAGAACTTTGCCATGGCGGGCTACTATATTTTCAACAACATCGGCATTGCATTTCAAAGTTTTGCCAGCGGCATTCTGTTCGGTTTGGGCACGGCATACCTTACGGTGATGAATGGTTGGCTAATCGGCGGGGCAATGGGCTATATGACCCGCGACCCCGCCGGGCCGGCCTTTTTCTCGTTTGTGGGCGCGCACGGCGCGTTCGAGCTCACCGGTATCGTGATGGCGGCGGCAGGCGGATTGCGGCTGGGCTTGGCGCTGCTCAAACCGCAGGGTTTGTCGCGGCGCGATGCCTTGCGCATTCAGGGCAAACAGGCGGTGGGGCTGATGAACGGCGGCTTCCTGATGCTGTTTATTGCCGCGTTTATTGAAGGCTTTTGGTCGCCGATTACCAGTATTCCGATGATTTTAAAATATATTGTTTCCATAGTGATGTGGCTTCTAGTGTATGCCTATCTGCTGTATGCAGGCAGGAGGGCGGCATGA
- a CDS encoding 5'-methylthioadenosine/adenosylhomocysteine nucleosidase, producing the protein MMPQTIALIGAMPPEISLLQESLQNLRSEHLADFDIYCGEYAGKNVVLALSGIGKVNAALSTALVLQHRPDFVINTGSAGGLGSGLKVGDVVIGTQTAHHDVDVTAFGYAIGHVPRMPARFESDPALCAAAEKAAAAFEHAAVHRGLIVSGDQFVHSSESVAEVRRHFPDAQAVEMEAAAIAQSCHRFGVPFVVVRAISDLADEEADTSFETFLKTASVHSAKMVLQLIEAL; encoded by the coding sequence ATCATGCCCCAAACCATCGCCCTCATCGGCGCCATGCCGCCGGAAATCTCCCTGCTTCAAGAGAGCCTGCAAAACCTGCGCAGCGAACACCTGGCCGATTTCGATATCTACTGCGGCGAATACGCCGGTAAGAACGTCGTATTGGCCTTAAGCGGCATCGGCAAAGTGAACGCCGCGCTCAGCACCGCCCTGGTGCTGCAGCACCGCCCCGATTTCGTCATCAACACCGGCAGCGCAGGCGGACTGGGCAGCGGGCTGAAAGTGGGCGACGTGGTAATCGGCACGCAAACCGCGCACCACGATGTGGACGTTACCGCCTTCGGCTACGCCATCGGCCATGTGCCGCGAATGCCCGCGCGTTTCGAATCCGACCCCGCCCTGTGCGCCGCCGCCGAAAAAGCCGCCGCCGCATTCGAACACGCCGCCGTGCACCGCGGCTTAATCGTGAGCGGCGACCAATTCGTGCACAGCAGCGAATCCGTGGCCGAAGTGCGCCGCCATTTCCCCGACGCGCAGGCAGTGGAAATGGAAGCCGCCGCCATCGCCCAAAGCTGCCACCGCTTCGGCGTGCCGTTTGTGGTGGTTCGCGCCATTTCCGACCTCGCCGACGAAGAAGCCGACACCAGCTTTGAAACCTTTTTGAAAACCGCCTCCGTGCATTCGGCCAAAATGGTATTGCAGCTGATTGAAGCGCTTTAA
- a CDS encoding DUF4350 domain-containing protein, translated as MKNLRSILIGLTAILLIGGLIAVAGLSKQESKTWQSLDPQQEMREGSLYALKTMLTRYGVENIQHERSMFGLEKLNSYDNNRLLIVADNRMRDKEDAERLLEWVGRGNHLVMALPSYASDNPLKADDKSKETEDDEDTQNFRQTMLRQLKVGTVELEETDGKTLPNLPACVKAAEQRREAARQVGDEVALQIDQHCNAGLSSIQLPEGATIETFTGSEYSSDNGWAAKDGKLVMFQGKNAYGAVQTIRVRYGNGSVLLTWNENWLGNPSSPDIDRNHLALYDHPYLAVYLAQGKDGILLAEKVYPSSYNDAEPMLWKMLKAQPILFAVVLVAAAVLLWRIIVRVGVVQQLPPAPERYLNQHLLAQGQFLTRHLSRRAILSDMQRRLLEALQQRHPAWKQMGSRKQLEFLCAQTKLPPSVVEPWLRPLPEQVNLVEWLQMIAAHQRIVHKINRSWY; from the coding sequence ATGAAAAACCTTCGTTCCATCCTCATCGGCCTGACCGCCATATTGCTTATCGGCGGCCTGATTGCCGTTGCCGGGCTTTCTAAGCAGGAAAGCAAAACCTGGCAGTCGCTCGATCCGCAGCAGGAAATGCGCGAAGGCTCGCTCTACGCCCTGAAAACCATGCTCACCCGGTACGGCGTGGAAAATATCCAACATGAGCGCAGCATGTTTGGCTTGGAAAAGCTCAATTCCTACGATAACAACCGCCTGCTGATCGTGGCCGACAACCGCATGCGGGATAAGGAAGATGCCGAACGCCTGCTGGAATGGGTGGGGCGCGGCAACCACCTGGTGATGGCACTGCCCAGCTATGCCAGCGACAATCCGCTGAAAGCAGACGATAAATCAAAAGAGACGGAAGATGATGAAGATACGCAAAACTTCCGTCAAACCATGCTGCGCCAGTTGAAAGTCGGCACCGTGGAACTGGAGGAAACCGACGGCAAAACCCTGCCTAACCTGCCCGCCTGCGTGAAGGCGGCCGAGCAGCGCCGCGAAGCCGCCCGCCAAGTTGGCGACGAAGTTGCTTTGCAGATTGACCAGCATTGCAACGCCGGCTTGAGCAGCATCCAACTGCCCGAGGGCGCCACCATTGAAACCTTCACCGGCTCTGAGTACAGCTCCGACAACGGCTGGGCGGCAAAAGACGGCAAGCTGGTGATGTTCCAAGGTAAAAATGCCTACGGCGCCGTGCAGACCATCCGTGTGCGTTACGGCAATGGCAGCGTATTGCTCACTTGGAACGAAAACTGGCTGGGCAACCCGAGCAGCCCCGATATCGACCGCAACCACCTCGCCCTCTACGACCACCCCTACCTTGCCGTTTATCTGGCTCAAGGGAAAGACGGCATCTTGCTGGCCGAGAAGGTTTACCCGTCCAGCTATAACGACGCCGAGCCGATGCTGTGGAAAATGCTGAAAGCCCAGCCCATACTGTTTGCCGTTGTGCTGGTCGCTGCCGCCGTATTGCTGTGGCGCATCATCGTCCGCGTGGGCGTGGTGCAACAACTGCCGCCTGCGCCGGAGCGCTACCTGAACCAGCACCTGCTCGCACAAGGCCAGTTCCTCACCCGCCACCTGAGCCGCCGCGCCATCCTCAGCGATATGCAGCGCCGCCTGCTCGAAGCCCTGCAACAGCGCCACCCGGCCTGGAAGCAGATGGGCAGCCGCAAACAGCTGGAGTTTTTGTGCGCCCAAACCAAACTGCCGCCCTCCGTGGTCGAACCCTGGCTACGACCCCTACCGGAACAGGTCAATTTGGTGGAGTGGCTGCAAATGATCGCCGCCCACCAGCGCATCGTGCATAAGATAAACCGCTCGTGGTATTAG